The following coding sequences lie in one Oryza brachyantha chromosome 10, ObraRS2, whole genome shotgun sequence genomic window:
- the LOC102699811 gene encoding filament-like plant protein 4 yields MDRRSWPWKKKSSDKSSSGDLLKNSNQAEQDEQVPKFVQISPERYASFTELEEQVKILSDKVNVLNEQLSAAQSDITNKDGLVKQHVRVAEEAVSGWEKAEAEALALKVQLETVTLSKLAAEERASHLDGALKECMKQVRTVKEESEQKLQDVVFGKTKQWEMMKAELEAKLASFEQELIRAGDENDVLSRSLQERENLLMKVGKEKAQAEAQMELLKSTIQSGEKEISSLKYEVHVVSKELEIRNEEKNMSVRSADVATKQHLEDVKKILKLEAECQRLRALVRKKLPGPAALAQMKLEVDSWGRDHADNKMRRSPSRSSNFHHPMSPSPDNSLGNLQHMQKENEFLTARLLSMEEETKMLKDALSKRNNELQASRNTCAKTAGKLNSMEVQMVSARQYKSPTNSNLDVHHDGALSLNGSNPPSLTSMSEDGVDDAASCAESWANALISELSHIKKDKGSKGGLTENSNQMVLMDDFLEMERLACLSPEGKGCGRFIDKKKAAKVDTTLTIVNKRESDRDSWPSLQFPDTPSSSEHQPENSSLSKLQSRISSLLGSQSPQNNVGKLLDGIRNILRDIEEEAESMNAKKNQAEDMNEVADNGSLTNQSRKRGVMDHVLRQAILDIRDFFQSFKRQLSEFQGKGPYRRICEKIEQFSTLADKVMFNETCLAEMVIALAEILSESSAIKLTMLRDSVNEAESNNLDCVDKVTLLENKVHRQPTKDSLADVCSLMPHSSYDPDFEGSSYAFDVKTTVRICSPEEYEQLKSDKRKLEMELAKCNEAIQCTKLEFSEMEKSMEELTSKLSACEKSNSLTETQLKCMAESYKSLESHKLKLESEIEVLHKQIDTLRTELAEERENHQEDLSKYRDLKEKIERYENEKNTGCPDEDAGVKTKQEKEIAAAAEKLAECQETILLLGRQLQTLRPPPTEPLGSVVNKQPVGVFPEDQARSTQGLHFKKLSGQFDTDHALFSSAPGTGNVSPLNGYRTHKSPSNLDGNPYINSPNSSKRPKHRSRSSSSSSFTNQFTEKQGRGFSRLFSKSKSEY; encoded by the exons GTTGGGAGAAAGCTGAAGCAGAGGCCTTGGCTTTGAAAGTTCAACTAGAAACTGTTACATTATCTAAGCTAGCCGCTGAGGAAAGAGCTTCTCATCTGGATGGTGCTCTGAAGGAATGTATGAAACAAGTGAGGACAGTAAAGGAGGAAAGTGAGCAAAAGCTGCAAGATGTTGTCTTTGGAAAGACCAAGCAGTGGGAGATGATGAAGGCTGAACTAGAAGCAAAATTAGCTTCTTTCGAACAGGAGCTAATTCGAGCAGGTGATGAGAATGATGTGCTCTCAAGATCTCTTCAAGAACGGGAAAACTTACTGATGAAAGTTGGTAAGGAAAAAGCACAGGCAGAAGCTCAGATGGAATTGTTGAAGAGCACTATTCAATCAGGCGAAAAAGAGATAAGTTCATTGAAGTATGAAGTACATGTTGTTTCCAAAGAACTTGAGATTCGCAATGAAGAAAAGAACATGAGTGTGCGTTCAGCTGATGTAGCAACTAAGCAGCATCTAGAGGATgtcaagaaaatattaaaactggAAGCGGAATGCCAAAGGTTACGTGCACTTGTTCGGAAAAAGTTACCCGGACCAGCTGCACTAGCTCAAATGAAGCTCGAAGTGGATAGCTGGGGCAGAGATCACGCTGATAACAAAATGCGACGCTCCCCTTCAAGGAGTTCGAACTTCCATCATCCTATGTCACCATCTCCTGATAATTCTCTCGGGAACTTGCAACACATGCAGAAAGAGAATGAATTTCTGACTGCACGTTTATTATCGATGGAGGAAGAAACCAAGATGCTAAAAGATGCGCTGTCAAAGCGTAATAATGAGTTGCAGGCATCAAGAAATACATGTGCTAAGACAGCAGGCAAGCTCAACAGCATGGAAGTTCAGATGGTGAGTGCTAGGCAGTATAAGAGTCCAACAAATTCAAACCTTGATGTTCATCATGATGGTGCACTGAGCCTGAATGGAAGCAACCCACCAAGTCTGACTTCCATGTCTGAAGATGGTGTTGATGATGCAGCAAGTTGTGCCGAGTCTTGGGCCAATGCGTTGATATCTGAGCTCTCACACATCAAGAAAGATAAAGGAAGTAAGGGTGGTTTAACAGAAAATTCCAATCAGATGGTACTCATGGACGACTTTCTAGAGATGGAGAGGTTGGCGTGCTTATCTCCTGAAGGGAAAGGATGTGGAAGATTTATTGACAAGAAGAAGGCTGCTAAAGTTGACACCACTCTCACTATTGTCAATAAACGGGAAAGTGATAGAGATTCATGGCCATCCTTGCAGTTCCCAGATACGCCATCCAGCAGTGAACATCAACCTGAGAACTCCTCGCTTTCAAAATTGCAATCAAGAATTTCCTCTCTCTTGGGTTCTCAATCACCACAGAATAATGTTGGGAAGTTACTAGATGGTATCAGAAATATCCTAAGAGATATTGAGGAAGAAGCAGAATCAATGAATGCAAAAAAGAATCAAGCTGAAGACATGAACGAAGTTGCTGATAATGGATCATTGACAAACCAATCTAGGAAACGAGGGGTTATGGATCATGTCCTAAGACAGGCAATTTTGGATATTCGTGATTTTTTCCAGTCATTCAAAAGGCAACTATCTGAGTTCCAAGGTAAAGGTCCCTACCGCAGAATCTGTGAGAAAATAGAGCAGTTCTCCACTCTAGCTGATAAAGTTATGTTTAATGAAACTTGTCTCGCTGAGATGGTGATAGCATTAGCGGAAATCTTGTCTGAAAGTTCTGCGATCAAACTCACAATGCTGAGAGACAGCGTCAATGAGGCAGAGAGCAATAATCTGGACTGTGTTGATAAAGTGACCTTATTGGAAAACAAAGTGCATCGTCAGCCAACTAAAGATAGTCTAGCTGATGTTTGTTCACTTATGCCTCACTCATCTTATGATCCTGACTTTGAGGGTTCTAGTTATGCATTTGATGTTAAAACTACAGTGCGGATATGCTCACCAGAGGAATATGAACAACTGAAATCGGACAAGAGGAAGTTGGAGATGGAATTAGCAAAGTGCAACGAAGCTATTCAATGTACAAAGCTTGAGTTTAGTGAGATGGAGAAAAGCATGGAAGAGCTTACATCAAAGCTGTCTGCCTGCGAGAAATCAAATAGCTTGACTGAGACACAGTTGAAATGTATGGCTGAATCATACAAATCACTTGAGTCACATAAGTTGAAATTAGAAAGTGAAATAGAAGTGCTGCATAAACAGATAGATACGTTGAGAACTGAACTTgctgaagaaagagagaaccATCAGGAGGATTTGTCAAAGTACAGAGATCTGAAGGAGAAGATCGAAAG GTATGAGAATGAGAAGAATACTGGATGTCCAGATGAGGATGCAGGTGTCAAAACGAAGCAG GAGAAAGagatagcagcagcagcagagaagCTCGCAGAATGCCAGGAGACAATATTGCTTCTTGGCCGCCAGCTGCAAACTCTTCGCCCGCCGCCAACAGAACCACTAGGTTCTGTGGTAAACAAACAACCTGTGGGGGTTTTTCCCGAAGATCAAGCTAGATCAACCCAAGGCTTGCATTTTAAGAAGCTTTCAGGTCAATTTGATACAGATCACGCATTATTCTCAAGTGCACCGGGAACAGGAAATGTCTCTCCTCTAAATGGATACAGAACACACAAAAGCCCCTCCAATCTTGATGGAAACCCTTACATTAACTCCCCGAACAGTTCGAAGCGTCCGAAGCACAGATCaagatcttcttcttcttcctcatttACTAACCAGTTCACAGAGAAACAGGGCCGAGGTTTCAGTCGGTTATTCTCAAAGAGCAAGAGCGAATACTGA